Below is a genomic region from Medicago truncatula cultivar Jemalong A17 chromosome 3, MtrunA17r5.0-ANR, whole genome shotgun sequence.
GTAGAATATATGCCCAACTTTTGTTATGTCAAAGGCATATTCAGTTTGGCCTTCTCATGAATTGTTAGAATATTTGTTTGTTGAATCGACTAACATATCATCATCGAACTCCTTACCGTATGCGATCGAAATAAGGTGCAGACATCTCCCTCGGTTAGCACACATATTTTCACTTTCTTGAATGAGCGGTTCTATATATGTATGCTTCTTAGAAAGCCAATTCGTTCAAACCATGACATAATTGACCAACCAATTTCTCTTTTAGTTGTTAGAGCATCCACTGACGCATATTCAACGTCAAGAAGTTAGACTAAAAATTTcccaaccatttttttttaacctttcaaCGAGGTCATCAACTGATTCATCTACTAGTTGTTTGAGATTCATTAGATCAACTGTCATAACTTCTAATAAAACTTGTCATGGAAACAAGTTTACATGTCTTCCCATGCTTGGATTGAGTTTGGTGGGAGGGAAAAGTACCACCAGAATTTTGTTCATATCAACAATAAAGGGAACAAATGTAACTGTTGGAATCATTCTAGTTCCTCTCACCGCACTGGACAATAAATCTTCTGATGTGCTCCATAGCCTATTTGCCAACTTCCCCCAAGAATGTAGCAAAGTTTGGAGTTTTATAACCTCTAAACAGAGGAACCAATCTAACAACCCCATTTTGGATACGACTTCTTATACATAGTTTTGTCTGAGTTTCGATTGTATATAAAAATTTGGCTATGAGGTTGGGATCCAACACTTGTTGTCTTGGAGGTCTTACCCTGCCTACGACTGGCTGGTGGCACACATTTTCTGGAGGGTTTTGGACACATAATTAAGACTAGACTTGAGGCGGGGCAATTTTGTTGGGGTCCAGCCAACAGTAGTGCACAGTGGTGCACTGTGCACAAATGTGAAATGTTGAATTTTCTTATCCTACATGCACATATGATCATAGCATGTGGTGCTTAATTTCTACTTGTGTCAGGATAAATGGAAAATGGGTGCAACAATGTTTGAAAGTGTGAACCAAGCATTTAATGCTTACGGTTCAtttctctctataaatagagaagagcTTCAGCAAAGCAAACACACCACAACATAGCACAATCCTCACTCACACAGAGTTGAGAGAAAAATAGAAAGTTCCTCATAAGAGTGAGAGAAAAATATAGTGAGCCAATTTGTATGAGAGTTGTATCTACAAATTGAGATATATAGTTAGGTCCATCTAAAGGTGAAGATTTGTATTCCCATTATTATTATAGTGGAGATTTAAGAGGCCTACGGGTTCCGTGGTTTTTTCTTACTCACATTGAGAAGGTTTTCCACGCTAAAATTTTATTGTGTGTCATTTTACGTTTTCGCTAAAGTGTCTATTTTGAGTTCACGGAGGAGAGAAATTGTACTGGCATTTCCCAACAAATTTCTTATGCCTTCTAAAAGCCTGACTTATTATTGTGTTTTCCATTGAATTGTTTGATCTAACAAATGGTTGTATTGGTGAAAGGGATTCATGATTTAGACAATAAGCAAGGGATTCTCAAAGCCTgatttattataaacaaaattttactttttaaattcattcaataaatgatgtatgtggtccacatacatcatttattgaatgaacttaaaaaatagatttttgcttataatagtgaccgaatGATGTATTTGTTAATGTCACTTTGGAAGAAGTCTCgacattttcaaatttatcaaGACATTCTTGCATCGTGGAACACAATACGTGCAACTACTGTATGTCCATCACTTCACAATGCTCCAAATTCTCTCCATTTATAATCCTCTCCTTTTCTACCATTTGAGGAGATAAacacacacaaaataaaaagtaattaatgatggtggatCCGTTTTTGTTCTAATTCTACAACAATCTCacaatattttgatattttcaagttGTATTTTACCTTGGGATATTTATGAATCAATCTAGCCTTCTATAGCTTTGGCACTTTTTCATTGCTCTGATATCAGAGACCTTGATTGAAGAAGTTAATTATTTAtaaggtcttgttaacgagtgtctccaGGGCACTCTTTAACCattctaaattaagtaattattctttaaaggttaaaatatgattttgatccCCGCAAATATGACGAATTTGGTTCTTATCCagaaaaaataattctttataatgataaaataaatcacttgctcctctaaaaaaacaaattcactTGGTTCTTATCCATAAAAGATAATTGACTTGCGCAGctcaattaaatatataatttaacttCAATAAAACTTTCTAATTGACCTTCTTAGTGTGTATAGTGCTAACTAAAAATCTTAAATCTTAATTACAATCAAATCAATGGGGGCATAATTAAAGCAAAATGCATTAATGACTACAGAATGGAAGAAAATGCTCTACATGGGTGAAACtgaatttcggcagttaactgccgaggttttcctcggtagttaactgcagctgaTTTTGGACTTCCTCAGCAATTAACTGctgaagggtattttagtattttacatgtgtttttcagccaaacaacatgtgtCAACAGCAATACTCATGTAATTTTCTCTAAATAAAATCAGATTTTTAAAGAAGTTTTGCACAAGAAAACTTGTTTAAAATTGATTTCTTCTTCCAAACAAACAcattaaagttaaattgataTACATGTCATTTTCACAAGTATCAATCTATATTGAAACACTCTGTTAGCCTTGATCCCATAGAACGGAATACTAGCAGTAGCACCAATAGAATAGTAGAGTTCAGTTAGAGAACATTGGTTGGTAGAGACATTAATGCTTATCAGTGGAAGACATTAATAAATACGACAGAAGCAGCTTACTAGAGTGTAAGACCCCCTGTGCAGATCAACGAGATTGAAATAGGTAATGGCCAATAAGGTGTAAAAGAAAAAGCAGTAAAAAACCATGTTACCGTATCACAAAGAAAAACATGCATGAgtttatttttagagatcaGCATTCAGCAGTGAGCGTGTTTGagaggagaagagaagagaagaggacagttggaaatatttattattcatttacTCCTCTTTCAAATGTGGCAGTTGAgaaatattgaaatttgaaatcaaCCTTTCATCCTTCACTATATAATATAACCTCACTACTCCTTCCTTCAATACTACACATTCATTAAGTTCACTAACAATGAGAGTTTTTTCTAATGGCGTTGTGGTTGCTTTCATCCTGTGCAATATTCTACTTGTCACTGGCTTGTTTGAAGTGGCGGATGGTAGACAAGTTAAGGATGATAAGCATTTGATTCATCCACCATTCATTCATCCACCACATTTGTTAGGTCACGGATTCAAACATGGAAGGTTTGGTGGTGGTGGCATTGGTGCTGGTGGAGGTTTAGGACTAGGAGGTGGCATTGGTGGGGGTTTTGGAGGTGGAGTTGGTGGTGGCATTGGTGGGGGTGTCGGAGGAGGTGGAGGACTTGGTGCTGGTGGAGGGCTTGGACATGGGATTGGTGGGGGCATTGGTGGAGATGGAGGAAGTGGACTTGGTGGCGGTGGTGGGCTTGGTCATGGTGTTGGAGGCGGCATTGGTGGAGGTGCAGACGGTGGTTTAGGAGGTGGAGGCGGATTTGGTGGTGGTGCCGGTGGTGGACTTGGTCATGGTGGTGGGATTGGCGGAGGAGTAGGTGGTGGTGGGGGTCTaggaggtggaggtggaggtggaCTTGGTGGTGGTGGGGGGCTTGGACATGGTGTAGGTGGTGGCATTGGCGGAGGTGGTGGGCTTGGTCATGGTGGAGGATTAGGTCATGGTGTTGGAGGTGGCATTGGCGGTGGAGGAGGATTGGGTCATGGTATCGGTGGTGGCATTGGTGGAGGAGCAGGTGTTGGCGGCGGCATTGGTGGTGGAGGAGGATTGGGTCATGGTATTGGTGGTGGCATTGGTGGAGGAGCAGGAGGTGGTGGTGGCATTGGAGGTGGAGGTGGATTAGGCCATGGCATAGGTGTTGGTGGTGGAGGTGGACTAGGCCATGGTATCGGTGGTGGCATTGGTGGAGGGACGGGAGGTGGCGGCGGCATTGGTGGGGGAGCAGGAGGTGGTGGTGGCTTTGGTGGAGGAGCAGGAGGTGGAGGCGGTGTAGGAGCGGGTGGTGGGATTGGAGGTGGAGCTGCTGGAGGAGGTGGTTTTGGCGGGGGTGGTGGTGTAGGCGGAGGTGCTGGTGGAGGGGTTGGTGTTGGTGGTGGATTTGGAAAAGGAGTAGGCCTTGGGGGAGGAGTCGGCGGTGGTGGAGGAGGCGGCTTTGGAGTCGGTGCTGGTATTGGAGTTGGCGGTGGCGCTGGAGCCGGTGGTGGCAGCAGCCCTTAGGCGGTATTACTAGTGTTGAATGTTGATACTGAGTCATTATATATCTGTTTTAAACTATGAATGCCTAGTAATTTTTAGTCAAGCTACAATCCTCTCTTTTGTGTGATTCAAATAGTATTAATTATGCTTTATATTGGTATTCTTAATTAATGAGTATTATTTGCTTATAAACATCTGTAATGTGATCTCTGTCTTTCTCTTCAATTATTCTTTCAAACGGCTCATTTTCTTACTTGAGATCACAAAACTTGACTAGATAATAGATCCAATCCAACTAAAGTGTCAAGAATGGCTTGGCTGTTAAGCAAATTACCTGATGGTTCCATTTATTGCACAGTACGATACTGCTCCTTTTTACCTACCTAGCTAAATTTACATATAAAAGTAAAACTGAAATTTTTAGAGACCCTCTTAGTCAGCTGGTGTCACCAAAACATGATACGAGCCCCAACAAAATAAAGATGTGAGAGAGACTATGCTGGGTCTTGATTGTTGTCAGGGTGATTTGTTGGTTGCTCTTAATGCTTCTTGCTTTAGATCTTCTATATATGTATCTATGTATAGAAGATAACAAATTGGAAGATGGTAGCCCCATTCTTTTTAACATAGGCATGCATGCAGTTAAATGAATCATGAGAGCTATGTTCAATCTACTTACAATGCattgcaaggactaaaacatCAATTTAATATGGCTAGTGAGTAAAACTATCGTATAAGGTTACCCTACAATTAAGCTTTCTCATTTATTGCATACAACTCCTCAATGCAATATACTGTCCactcaaaaaaatcaatatattgtGACTTTTGCTACTCTGTTTAGCAATCTTTGATATATTAATTCTTGACTCCCCTGCCTATAGCTATGTGTAAACGCATGGAAATGATAATTTGCTTATTAGGTGAATTGAAGGGGTATAGTAGAGTCTGCATTAATAGAGTTTTCATAAATCAGGTGGCAAAATTTGCCAAATTACTTCGCTGAACTGAAATCTTTGATTGGGACACATGATTATCAAATTGGATGACCAAGTTGAATTTTATTTGAGTTGATTGTTTGGAACccagatatttatatattgtaatGTCTTTACTAACTAAGTTATGCTCACGACTCGAATAACGATtgtagtaaataaaataaatgatatattttttttttaacaaaaaatgattatttaattCATGATGTTATGATATTTACCGTATCATTTTCACGAAGACCGTGCAATCCACGCAAACCCCACAAGCTCTATATAATATGGAAGCGACAAAGCAGTTTGCTTcatcacacacacatacatacataGACATTAGAGAATAAGATGCAGAATCTGCAAGAGAAGGCTTCTGAATGGAGTGGTGTTGAGACAAATCATGCTTTTGCCATTGATGACACTAACTTGTTTCAAAAGCTAGGCCTTCAAACTTTCATTAACCTTTCCACCAATTTCTACAACAggttctctatatatatatatatatatatatatatatatatatatatatatatatatatatatatatatttcaatattaAATAATCTTTCTTCACTATGTTCATGATAATTAATGGTTGTGCTATAAATAATAGAGTTTATGTTGACGATGAGGAGTGGTTTCGTTCAATATTCGCCAAATCTGATAAAGACAAAGCAATTCAAAATCAGTACGAATTCTTGGTACAGAGAATGGGAGGTCCTCCTCTGTATTCTCAAAGAAGAGGTcaatattctttattttattttttattattcatatttttatttattaaacctTCATACTTCACCAGCATTAGAACTATAAACAAACagtcttttttttatagaaacacttttagttttttaacttttcagaaaaataaatacttttaaTTAGTGATTACTATTttactgattttttttgtaCTCAAGTAAGAAAACAATATGAtagattttttcaaataaataaataaatactatgatagatatatttagaaaaatactattaatttaACACctactaacaattttttttagtgtatgTGATTTAGTCAATGATACTCTTCTTTATTGGATGCTTAGTAAAATGACAGGTTTTGAACTTACTACAAAATGAGTttataagtgattattgccTAAGCTTTGAAACTTATATTTAGGTCCTTATATATCTCTAATAAACGTGTGGCTTAGTTCATTTTGCTATTCCATCCACTTATCTTGTTTATTTTGTccttataaatttcaaaattgatttttcccCCTATTGAAATGGAAAGTTTTAGACAACAGAATCACAGAAAATGGAAAGAattttatatattgatatatcaCACTGAAAATAgagtaataataaaacaaagcaACTTGAAATTCAAAATCTTTGATGCCGTACTTCACATTACAGGACATCCTGCTCTAATTGCTAGACATCGACCATTTCCTGTGACACATGAAGCTGCCGAGAGGTGGTTACTTCATATGCAACAAGCATTGGACAACATTTCAGATATAGATCATGATTCCAAGATAATGTTGATGAACTTTTTCAGGTTTATtatcttccccaattcaattaTATGATCACATTGTAgaaatcaaatcaataaaaataaatagcaaCCTTATGTTTTCAGGCACACTGCATATTTTCTTGTTGCTGGAGTTGAACAAAAGAATCAAAGCCTTCACCCTTGCAAGGATGCAGATGGAAGGCATCCATGTAAAAActtttagcatttttatttCTGCAAAAGGTTGAAGGATCTATCAACTAGTATTATACAATTTATATAGTTTTTCAAATCTATCCGGCATCAATTATTGTTGATGATCttgtaacaaattttttttattgatgttcATGTCGTTGTTCATATTTCAAATCTTTCGTAGCACCCGATTTAGACAAAACTTTGCAATCATGCTCTAAATTTGCTAAATGAATTTGAGACACTAATACAGGGACCAATTATATTTGACATAGTATAAATATACcatcataaaatcaaatgaatcaGTCTAATCCAAATTGCTTTTGATCAGATTAGATTTTCATGAAGCAATTCAAACCGAACTGAACCGTTTGTCATTTTAATCTCTTGACCGTATGAATCTTTACCCTAAATATGTTCTAAACCAAACCACAAACACCCCAAATTCATCCAATAACTTTGTCATTGGGGTATTTACAAGTAGAGCACACTGACACAGGCACAACCACCATTTTCTCAACATTTGAATCTCTTCTCTCGGTCAATATCTTCTATCACATAAATGCAATATTTAAATGCTTACCAAATACCAAACTTCTTTCACCAAgttaaaaaacattttcacaCACAATAATTAATCTGTCTGATCTCaacatatagtttttttttcattcctcTTCCCATTTTAATTGTTCAATTTTATCGTTTCAAATTAccgcaatttccaattatcgtgagaattgtcgttgtttctagaaccgtgtcaggtatcgtgacttattttttttatttaagcagccaacctaataaaatctgttaacacgcatagacctgtctcactatcagcaaaagccttttaagtccaaataaaagaacaaaagcctcatcacataactatttcagcagcaaccaaaaaaatgctggcaaactcccacaacatcacagcggcaacacatgctagcagccctcaaagtacaacggatgatttactcaattgttataattaactacctcacaaccaagaaaaatcaaatcaaaaataaaaatcaagtcatcataccTAATGTTGTACTAGAATAAcggcaattctcacgatatttgaaatcatgacgattctcacgaaaattgaaaaatgcggcagttgggaacgacaaaattgaacaatcaaaatgggaggaataaattttatgaatataattgataaatttaaggacattcagatgaaagaaatttgatgtgaaattttaattgttctaagtcagtcatgtagtgtaaattaattaagattgaacacctaaatataattaaggcaatattacattatgggtcTTTTATCTTAATTAAAGATTAAAAGTAATCATGTCATTTAATGTTGACTTGAGGTGtaatcattatcttaattataggtatgatgacttgatttttctaaaagtattaaaagttaccttatgattgtAATTGATtcttattttggaaaaaaattgactcatttatgacatttaatattgtcaatgtatattacattttgattggttgatatcattaGAGGataaaataccctctaaataaaagagagtaatctaaaaaaaaccttCCACTCGTGatccttttttcaaaaaaaatattttcactcTTGATCGAACTCTAACTTACAATTGTTACATGATAGGGGAACATTTCTTGTTtggaacaataaaaaaaaagtaccagCATTTCCCTTTCATTTTTTCTAGGTCCAAAAATCCTCAATAggtcaaaaaatagttttgcCACATATAACTTTCAAATCCTTTTACGTGAATAACACTTgtaaatccataattttcaCGTTCGCCTAACGTATCTTAATTCACGTTAACATATACCTTTTACGTGAATAACACTTGTAAATCCATAATTTCCACGTTCGTCTAACGTATCTTAGTTCACgtcaacatatatatttttgttgtagTCCAGAAGAGCACAACAAGTTAATGATTTGGACTATTAAAAGACTTTCACAACGCATCTTTATCTAAAATCTTGATTTATTAAGTATATGAATCACTTGTTATTATTGTATATATCACTCTTGTAGCTCATTTCTAGTCAATACGACGACACTAaccaacccttttttttttacaaaaacaaaatgatattcattcattcaaatcgagatattacatcattcaacaccgctaaaaacgtaaaggatgaatctgcgaacaaacccatatcatccaagttaatagcatataactgtataatgcctacaaaaacatatgataaaatttaagtgACCCGAATATCCatggcctccggatctgcaacgttgacgcccaaatcttcgattgaataatcgatctttcaatataaatcaaatgaacaccgcacgaGGACGGAAAATGAAACACGCCGCATAAGACGACGAACAATAAACCatcacacttagatgatgaaatcacaaagaaaaaaacctagatctatatgaaaatcacttatttagattgaaatatagagaaaaagatgaagaggggtgattttaggtcaataattgacccaaaaccaTCTCTCAATGAAGAAACAATAAGAGAAAACTTAAAGAGAAAAAACTAGAGCCGGCTTATTGGAGAGGGAGAGATCTAACCAACCCTATTTAAATTCCAATAGTTTTCGGTTCACATGCGTACTCATTAACGTATATATAGATGAACTGAATTAACGTGTATACATATGTGAATTGGGTTAACATATAAATAGGGTTTAGCAAGGTATAATAATTTACCACTACCGCAGGGAAAAAGTGGAaagcaaaaagagaaaaaaatgaactttttcATGAtctatgaaattaaaaaaaaatataacgtaacttttttttttttaaggaataacgTAACTTTTTTTCACATCAATCATTCGATTTTTATGAGAAGAAACTCTAGTAATATGGAATCCGACCGAAAAGTTAGTAATGTCTCATACAAAATTGTTCATGGTCGGTAAGATTTTAAAGTAATGATATGGAACATTTTCTGTTGGGAACAATAAAAAAAGTAGCAGCATTGCATTTAcctttcatttttttactaGGTAAGACACAAAAGTCAGAAACATTCAACCTTcgtatacttttttattttattatggtcTGCTGTAGTTTTCCTTCATTGCGACAATGAGGTCAATTCTGAACAGCAAATCATTATTGAGTTGCTACTTGCTAGAAAGAACAAACACAAAATCCACAACTTGATATCACAACTCGGAATGTAACGCCATTAAGtgttaggaaaaaaaaaggtaaatgaaaacaaaaaaatcaagggTTTAGGTGCAACAATTATCACCTTTGTACAATCTTTGATAT
It encodes:
- the LOC11425869 gene encoding glycine-rich cell wall structural protein; this translates as MRVFSNGVVVAFILCNILLVTGLFEVADGRQVKDDKHLIHPPFIHPPHLLGHGFKHGRFGGGGIGAGGGLGLGGGIGGGFGGGVGGGIGGGVGGGGGLGAGGGLGHGIGGGIGGDGGSGLGGGGGLGHGVGGGIGGGADGGLGGGGGFGGGAGGGLGHGGGIGGGVGGGGGLGGGGGGGLGGGGGLGHGVGGGIGGGGGLGHGGGLGHGVGGGIGGGGGLGHGIGGGIGGGAGVGGGIGGGGGLGHGIGGGIGGGAGGGGGIGGGGGLGHGIGVGGGGGLGHGIGGGIGGGTGGGGGIGGGAGGGGGFGGGAGGGGGVGAGGGIGGGAAGGGGFGGGGGVGGGAGGGVGVGGGFGKGVGLGGGVGGGGGGGFGVGAGIGVGGGAGAGGGSSP
- the LOC11428859 gene encoding group 2 truncated hemoglobin 3-1 encodes the protein MQNLQEKASEWSGVETNHAFAIDDTNLFQKLGLQTFINLSTNFYNRVYVDDEEWFRSIFAKSDKDKAIQNQYEFLVQRMGGPPLYSQRRGHPALIARHRPFPVTHEAAERWLLHMQQALDNISDIDHDSKIMLMNFFRHTAYFLVAGVEQKNQSLHPCKDADGRHPCKNF